GAGGCAAAACTGCATTATGGTACGTTGACTGCTAAAACCTTTACTAATTATCAGGATATGCTTGAAGAGATGACGTTGGATGTTGTTCATGTTTGTACGCCAAACAGTACCCATGCGGAATTATCGATTGCCGCAATGGAAGCGGATTGTCATGTGATGTGCGAAAAACCAATGGCAAAAACCGCTGCTCAGGCTCGTAGCATGATCGAAGCAGCAACAAAAACAGGTAAAAAATTAACCATTGGGTATCAAAATCGCTTTAGAAAAGATTCCACATACTTGTACGAGATTTGTCAAGAAGGGGAGTTAGGAGACATTTATTTTGCCAAGGCTCATGCCATTCGTCGTCGTGCAGTGCCAACTTGGGGTGTTTTCCTTGATGAAGAAGCACAAGGTGGCGGGCCATTAATCGATATTGGCACGCATGCGCTAGATCTGACGCTGTGGATGATGGACAATTACAAACCAAAATATGTAGTGGGGAAAGCTTATCATAAGCTAGCTGAAACAGAAAAGGCAGCCAATGCTTGGGGTTCTTGGGATCCTGAAAAATTCACTGTAGAAGATTCAGCGTTTGGTTTTATCATGATGGAGAATGGGGCAACGATCTTTTTAGAATCTAGCTGGGCACTAAATAGTTTGGATGTAAAAGAAGCTAAAACTACTCTCCACGGAACGAAGGGCGGGGCTGATATGAATGATGGGTTGACCATCAACGGAGAAGATCACAGTACACTTTTTGAAAAGAAAATCGAATTAGAACCTGGTGGTGTTGATTTTTATGATGGCTCAGGAGATAAGCCTGAAGTGTTAGAAGCACAGTCTTGGATCGATGCAATTCTCAATGATACGGAACCTGTTGTGAAACCTGAACAAGCGTTAGTGGTGACAGAAATTCTTGAAGCAATCTACAAAGCATCAGAAACAAATCAGCCTGTATTTTTCGATTAAAGAAAGGATGGAAAAACGATGATCCAAGTCACAATATGGAATGAATTCCGTCATGAGAAAACAGATGAAGCGGTAAAAAAAGTTTATCCTGAGGGGATTCATCAACAAATCGCACAATTTTTAAAAGAAGATGATTTTTCAGTACGAACCGCTACTTTGGATGAGCCAGAACACGGTTTAACAGAGGAAGTATTAGCCAACACAGATGTTTTGATTTGGTGGGGACATGTTGCTCATAATGAAGTTTCTGACAAAATTGTTCAACGTGTTCATCAATGTGTTCTTGAAGGAATGGGACTCGTTGTACTTCACTCAGGTCATATGTCAAAAATTTTCATGAAACTAATGGGAACTTCCTGTGATCTAAAATGGCGGGAAGCGCAAGAGCATTGTCGGATCTGGACAATTGACCCCAGTCATCCAATCGTTGAAGGAATTGGTGAGTACATCGAATTAGAACAAGAAGAGATGTACGGGGAGCATTTTGATATCCCGACACCAGATGACTTGATTTTTATCAGTTGGTATCCAGGTGGCGAAGTCTTCCGCAGCGGTTGTACTTATCATCGTGGGAATGGAAAAATCTTCTATTTCCAGCCAGGTCATGAAACCTATCCTTCCTACTATAATAAAGAGGTCCAAAAAGTCATTAAAAACGGTGTTCGCTGGTGTCAGCCTACACAAAATACGTATCCTAATTATGGCCATCACGAACCATTAGAAGATATTACGAACAGGAAAGGAAATAAACAATGAAACTAGGTGTATTTACTCCCTTATTTAATAACTTAAGCTTTGAAGCAATGATTGAAACCGTGTCAAAGTCAGGCTTGGAAGCCGTGGAAATCGGTACCGGTGGTTCTCCTGGAAATGCTCATTTAGATATCGATAAGATGTTGGCAAGTTCAGATGCTAGAAAAGAATATCTAGCGAAATTAGCAGATAAAGGCTTAACAATCAGTGCTTTGAGTTGCCATAATAACCCAATTTCTCCAATCAAAGAAACGGCTCAAGAGGCAGATGAACTGTTACAAAAAACAATCAAGTTAGCTTCTTTAATGAATGTGTCTGTCGTCAATGGTTTTTCTGGTGTTTCAGGAGGAAATCCAACCGATTCACAAGTCAATTGGCCGGTCTTGCCTTGGCCAACAGAATACGATGATAATTACAACTACCAGTGGGAAAATAAATTGATTCCTTATTGGAAAAATATCAATACAATAGCTGAATCAGCTGGTGTGAAAATCGGAATCGAACTGCATGGTGGTTTCTTATGCCACACACCATACACCATGTTGAAACTCCGTGAAGCAACTGGCAAAGCGATTGGTTGTAATCTTGATCCAAGCCATTTATGGTGGCAAGGAATCGATCCTGTTGCTGCAGTAAAAATTTTAGGTGAAGCGGGTGCGATTCATCATTTTCATGCAAAAGATACTTATTTAGATCAAGACAATATCAATATGCATGGACTAACCGATATGCAGCCATATGGTAATGTGAAAACTCGTGCATGGACCTTCCGCTCAGTAGGCTGTGGTCATGATTTAAAAGTCTGGTCAGATATTATTAGTGCACTTAGAATTTACGGGTATGATTACGTTTTGAGTATTGAACATGAGGATCCAATCATGTCGACCGAAGAAGGATTAAACCGAGCAATTACAAATTTGAAAAGTATTATGATCAAAGAACAACCAGCGGAAATGTGGTGGGTATAATCAAGGAAACAATGCTCCATAAAGTCGCCTTGTACTGTTCAACATCGACTCACCGTGTTCCTCGTGGTTCACAGCAAAGCTGGATGTCAAATAGAAGACAACAACTGTTTCTGATAGCTCCCAAACGCCAATTAGGCACTGAGTAACACCTATTCCCTATCTTACATCAACTAACGCTTATATAGAAAGGATTCAAAAAATGACAGCAATCAATTTTGCCGTAATCGGCTACGGCGGCATGGGGTCATACCATGTCCATAACATTATGCCCAATGAAAATGAACGAATCCACGTTGTGGGAACCTATGATATTTCTGGTGAGCGTCAAGAAATTTCCAGTCAACATAACCATAAAATTTACGCCTCGCTTGAAGAAGTACTTGCAGATAAAATGATCGAAGCAGTATTGATCGCCACACCCAATGATTCTCATTCAGACCTAGCAATCCAAGCCTTAAAAGCGGGAAAACACGTAGTTTGTGAAAAACCAGTGGCTATGAATGTCGCAGAACTAGATGAAATACTGAAAGTTGCCAAAGAAACTGGTCAAACCTTTATGGTCCATCAAAACCGCCGTTGGGATCCAGATTTCTTAATTACTAGAGAACTTTATAAAAACCAACAAATCGGTGAATTATTCCAAATCGAAACGCGTGTTCAAGGTGCCAATGGAATTCCTGGCGACTGGCGTCATGAGTTAAAACATGGTGGTGGAATGCTTTTGGATTGGGGGGTTCATTTACTAGATCAGCTACTATTTTTAGTGGACAGTCGGATTGAAAAAGTTTCCGCTGATTTAAGTTATATTTTAGGTGACGAAGTGGATGATGGCTTTATTGCTTATATTATTTTTGAAAATGGTCTACGTACCATTATTGAAGTTGGTACTACTAATTACACTAAATTGCCAAGATGGTATCTAAAAGGAACCCAAGGAACGGCTGTTATTAACGATTGGAATCTTTCAGGCGAAATGGTGGTTGAGTCTGGCAAACAAAATATCCAAGCGCCAACACCAATCCAAGCAGGCGTTGGCTTGACGAAAACCATGGCGCCACCTTCGGAAGAGGCTACCGAGACGTTGCCTTTACCAACAGCTTTCGCCGAATATGACACATTTTATAAAAACTTTTATAAAGTAGTCAGAGAGCAAGCAGAACCGGTAGTTAAAAATGACGAAGTACGTCAAGTGATGGTTTTAATTGAAGAAATAATGAAAGCAGCAAAAAGATAAGCGTAAAAAGTCAGTTGATCTCAGCTTAAAAGTAAAGTTCCCTTAGGGGTGCTTTACTTTTTTTTCGACTAAGCATAAAATGTTAAAGAACGTGTTTAGGAAAGAGAAAAGGGAGAACGTT
The DNA window shown above is from Enterococcus sp. 12C11_DIV0727 and carries:
- a CDS encoding Gfo/Idh/MocA family protein, which gives rise to MSLLRVGIIGCGGIANGKHLPALAQVKEVELVAFCDLISERAEEAKLHYGTLTAKTFTNYQDMLEEMTLDVVHVCTPNSTHAELSIAAMEADCHVMCEKPMAKTAAQARSMIEAATKTGKKLTIGYQNRFRKDSTYLYEICQEGELGDIYFAKAHAIRRRAVPTWGVFLDEEAQGGGPLIDIGTHALDLTLWMMDNYKPKYVVGKAYHKLAETEKAANAWGSWDPEKFTVEDSAFGFIMMENGATIFLESSWALNSLDVKEAKTTLHGTKGGADMNDGLTINGEDHSTLFEKKIELEPGGVDFYDGSGDKPEVLEAQSWIDAILNDTEPVVKPEQALVVTEILEAIYKASETNQPVFFD
- a CDS encoding ThuA domain-containing protein, yielding MIQVTIWNEFRHEKTDEAVKKVYPEGIHQQIAQFLKEDDFSVRTATLDEPEHGLTEEVLANTDVLIWWGHVAHNEVSDKIVQRVHQCVLEGMGLVVLHSGHMSKIFMKLMGTSCDLKWREAQEHCRIWTIDPSHPIVEGIGEYIELEQEEMYGEHFDIPTPDDLIFISWYPGGEVFRSGCTYHRGNGKIFYFQPGHETYPSYYNKEVQKVIKNGVRWCQPTQNTYPNYGHHEPLEDITNRKGNKQ
- a CDS encoding Gfo/Idh/MocA family protein, which encodes MTAINFAVIGYGGMGSYHVHNIMPNENERIHVVGTYDISGERQEISSQHNHKIYASLEEVLADKMIEAVLIATPNDSHSDLAIQALKAGKHVVCEKPVAMNVAELDEILKVAKETGQTFMVHQNRRWDPDFLITRELYKNQQIGELFQIETRVQGANGIPGDWRHELKHGGGMLLDWGVHLLDQLLFLVDSRIEKVSADLSYILGDEVDDGFIAYIIFENGLRTIIEVGTTNYTKLPRWYLKGTQGTAVINDWNLSGEMVVESGKQNIQAPTPIQAGVGLTKTMAPPSEEATETLPLPTAFAEYDTFYKNFYKVVREQAEPVVKNDEVRQVMVLIEEIMKAAKR
- a CDS encoding sugar phosphate isomerase/epimerase family protein; protein product: MKLGVFTPLFNNLSFEAMIETVSKSGLEAVEIGTGGSPGNAHLDIDKMLASSDARKEYLAKLADKGLTISALSCHNNPISPIKETAQEADELLQKTIKLASLMNVSVVNGFSGVSGGNPTDSQVNWPVLPWPTEYDDNYNYQWENKLIPYWKNINTIAESAGVKIGIELHGGFLCHTPYTMLKLREATGKAIGCNLDPSHLWWQGIDPVAAVKILGEAGAIHHFHAKDTYLDQDNINMHGLTDMQPYGNVKTRAWTFRSVGCGHDLKVWSDIISALRIYGYDYVLSIEHEDPIMSTEEGLNRAITNLKSIMIKEQPAEMWWV